Proteins co-encoded in one Xiphophorus hellerii strain 12219 chromosome 10, Xiphophorus_hellerii-4.1, whole genome shotgun sequence genomic window:
- the LOC116727027 gene encoding myosin-16 isoform X3: MAVLSTDVLRWHARIEELEEELEAERAMRAKAEKQRADLTRELDELTDRLEEAGGVTASQMEANKKREAELQRLRRELDESSLQSEALAASLRKRHGEAVAELSEQCEALQRTRAKLEKDKQNLRMEADDLAASVDGLQKAKMSSDGQVKKLEEQLSEANRRGDELQRTLSELSVAKNRLSADNVDVSRQMEEAESRASQLTRSKTLLQSQLEELKKQLDEEVKSKQAVGGSLSSARQECEVLREQLEEEQESKQEMQRLVSKLNGELTHWRTKHEADAIQHADELEETKKKLAARLQEAEEVVEATQAKCSSLEKTKQRLQGEVEELCMDLEKASSCGQALDKKQRVLEKQLGDWKQKCEELVAEVEGCQKESRQHAAELFKVKTAHEECLEQLEAVRRENKAFQEEIADLTDQLSDGGKCVHELQKSKKKFEMEKEELQASLEESEAALEAEETKVLRLQLELSQAKGDLERRLQEKEEEGEAARKSHQRALESLQASLDVEVKGRTEALKLRKKLEADINELEVQLDLLTKSNAELNKNSKKMQQQIKELQAQLEEEVRSHEEQREEQAALERRCALLVSEGEETRAALESADRARKVLETELQEANEKHGDLSGQFQSALTGRRKLEVDLQALQQEHEELQTEMRGCADKVKKAGCELARVGEELRLEQEHALHLERVKKSLEGQIKDMSGRLDEAEQMALKGGKKIIQKLEGKVKELELELDSEQKRHAETVKTLRKNERRLKELLFQSEEDQKNQQRMQELVERLQNKMKAYKRQVEEAEEQANMNLAKYRKTVHELDDAEERADIAESALTKIRTKNRGSFGKGHSSGYSTPYPGLVRSPSSVGSEGRGEKILNDDSESVSSLIPAYLNSLKKLMID, from the exons GCGGAGAAGCAGAGAGCCGACCTCACCAGGGAACTCGATGAACTCACCGACCGGCTCGAGGAGGCAGGAGGCGTCACGGCTTCACAG ATGGAGGCGAACAAGAAGCGGGAGGCCGAACTCCAGCGTCTGAGAAGAGAGCTGGACGAGTCGTCGCTCCAGTCCGAGGCGCTGGCCGCGTCCCTGAGGAAGCGGCACGGCGAGGCCGTGGCGGAGCTGAGCGAGCAGTGCGAGGCTCTGCAGCGGACCAGAGCCAAGCTGGAGAAGGACAAGCAGAACCTGAGGATGGAGGCGGACGACCTGGCCGCGTCGGTGGACGGCCTGCAGAAAGCCAAG ATGTCGTCAGATGGCCAGGTGAAGaagctggaggagcagctgtCTGAGGCCAACAGGAGAGGAGATGAGCTGCAGAGGACGCTGTCTGAGCTCAGTGTGGCCAAGAACAGACTGTCAG CCGATAACGTCGACGTAAGCCGACAAATGGAGGAGGCGGAGAGCAGGGCGAGCCAGCTGACCCGCTCCAAGACTCTGCTCCAGTCGCAGCTGGAGGAGTTGAAGAAGCAGCTGGACGAGGAGGTCAAG TCTAAGCAGGCAGTCGGCGGCAGCCTGAGCTCGGCGCGGCAGGAGTGCGAGGTGCTGagggagcagctggaggaggagcaggagagcAAGCAGGAGATGCAGCGCCTCGTCTCCAAGCTCAACGGCGAGCTGACGCACTGGAGGACGAAGCACGAGGCCGACGCCATCCAGCACGCCGACGAGCTGGAGGAGACCAA GAAGAAGCTCGCAGCCAGGCTTCAGGAGGCCGAGGAAGTGGTGGAGGCCACCCAGGCGAAATGCTCCTCGCTAGAAAAAACTAAGCAGAGGCTGCAGGGAGAGGTGGAGGAACTCTGCATGGACCTGGAgaag GCCAGCAGCTGTGGTCAGGCGCTGGACAAGAAGCAGCGTGTGCTGGAGAAGCAGCTCGGCGACTGGAAGCAGAAGTGTGAGGAGCTGGTGGCCGAGGTGGAGGGCTGCCAGAAGGAGAGCAGGCAGCACGCCGCCGAGCTCTTTAAGGTCAAGACGGCTCACGAAGAGTGTCTGGAGCAGCTGGAGGCTGTACGCAGGGAGAACAAGGCCTTCCAGG AGGAGATAGCTGACCTAACAGACCAGCTGTCCGATGGAGGTAAGTGTGTCCATGAGCTCCAGAAATCCAAGAAGAAGTTTGAGATGGAGAAAGAAGAGCTGCAGGCCTCGCTTGAGGAATCGGAGGCAGCTTTGGAG GCGGAGGAGACCAAAGTGTTGAGGCTTCAGTTGGAGTTGTCCCAGGCTAAAGGAGACTTGGAGCGTCGActgcaggagaaggaggaggagggtgaaGCGGCAAG AAAaagccaccagagggcgctggAGTCCCTGCAGGCCAGTCTGGACGTGGAGGTGAAGGGCAGAACAGAGGCGCTGAAGCTGAGGAAGAAACTGGAGGCAGACATAAACGAGCTGGAGGTGCAACTGGACCTGCTCACCAAGAGCAACGCGGAGCTCAACAAGAACAGCAAGAAGATGCAGCAGCAGATCAAG GAGCTGCAGgctcagctggaggaggaggtgcGGAGCCACGAGGAGCAGCGGGAGGAGCAGGCGGCCCTGGAGCGCCGCTGCGCCCTGCTGGTCAGCGAAGGCGAGGAGACGCGCGCGGCCCTGGAGAGCGCCGACAGGGCCCGGAAAGTCCTGGAGACGGAGCTGCAGGAGGCCAACGAGAAGCACGGCGACCTCAGCGGACAG TTTCAGTCCGCCCTGACCGGGCGGAGGAAGCTGGAGGTGGACCTGCAGGCTCTGCAGCAGGAACACGAGGAGCTGCAGACGGAGATGAGAGGCTGCGCCGACAAGGTCAAGAAGGCCGGCTGCGAG CTGGCGCGAGTCGGAGAGGAGCTGCGGCTGGAGCAGGAGCACGCGCTTCACCTGGAGAGGGTGAAGAAAAGTCTGGAAGGCCAGATCAAAGACATGAGCGGCAGGCTGGACGAGGCCGAACAGATGGCTCTGAAAGGAGGGAAGAAGATCATCCAGAAGCTGGAGGGGAAG GTcaaggagctggagctggagctggactCGGAGCAGAAGCGGCACGCCGAGACGGTGAAGACGCTGCGGAAGAACGAGCGGCGCCTGAAGGAGCTGCTGTTCCAGTCCGAGGAGGACCAGAAGAACCAGCAGCGGATGCAGGAGCTGGTGGAGCGGCTGCAGAACAAGATGAAGGCCTACAAGAGACAAGTGGAGGAGGCG GAGGAGCAGGCCAACATGAACCTGGCGAAGTACAGGAAGACCGTCCACGAGCTGGACGACGCGGAGGAGCGGGCCGACATCGCAGAGTCGGCGCTGACTAAGATCAGGACCAAGAACCGGGGCAGCTTCGGCAAGGGGCACTCCTCT GGTTACAGCACTCCGTACCCGGGCCTGGTCCGGTCGCCCAGCTCCGTGGGATCCGAGGGGAGAGGGGAGAAGATCCTGAACGACGACAGCGAGTCGGTCAGCTCCCTCATTCCGGCTTACCTCAACTCCCTCAAGAAGCTCATGATCGATTAG